Genomic DNA from Methylocystis sp. MJC1:
CAGAAGCGCCTGCCGAATAATTCCTCGCCCTACACGTCGACGATTGTTTTCCTTGTTCGCAAGGGCAATCCGAAGGCGATCAAGGATTGGGACGACCTCGCCAAGCCCGGCGTCGCGGTGATCACGCCCAATCCCAAGACCTCCGGCGGCGCGCGCTGGAACTTCCTCGGCGCCTGGGGCTATGGACTGGATAAATTCAAAGGCGACGAGGCCAAGACCAAGGATTTCGTCAAGGCGATTTACAAGAACGCCCCTGTGCTCGACACCGGCGCGCGCGGTTCGACCATCACCTTCGCGCAGCGTGGATTGGGCGACGTGCTGATCGCCTGGGAGAACGAGGCCTTCCTTGCGCTCCAGGAGTTCGGCGCGAATAAGTTCGAGATCGTCGCGCCGAAGATCTCGGTGCTGGCCGAGCCGCCGGTCGCGGTAGTGGAAGCCAATGCGGAGGCCAAGGGCAATAAGAAAGTCGCCGAGGCCTACGTCAACTTTCTCTATACGCCGCAGGCACAGGCGATTATCGCCAAGAACTTCTATCGCCCGGCGCATCCTGAAGCCGCGGCGAAGGAAGATCTGAAAAAACTGCCGAAGATCGAGTTTTTCACGGTCGATAAAACCTTCGGCGGCTGGGCGTCTGCGCAGAAGAAGTTCTTCGCCGATGGCGGCGTCTTCGACGATATCCAGAAACAAGAGCCTGCGAAGTGACCTCCCCGACTTTCGCAGGACGCAACGCTCGGCGCTTCAAAGCGCCGAGCGTCATCCCCGGTTTCAACCTCACCTTCGGCTATACGCTGCTCTATCTGGGGCTCATCGTGCTGTTTCCCCTGGCGACGCTGGTGTGGCGCTCGTCAGGGTTGGGTTTTTCCGGCCTCTATCGGATTGCGCTCGAGCCGCGCGTGGCCGCGTCTCTGCAGACAACCTTTCTGATCTCCTTTCTTGCGGCGGTGATCGATCTCTTTTTTGGCCTGATCGTCGCGTGGACGCTGACGCGCTACAATTTCCCCGGCCGACGCCTGCTCGACGCCTTTGTCGACCTGCCTTTCGCCCTGCCGACGGCGGTCGCGGGCATCTCGCTCGCCGCGCTCTATGCGCCGAATGGCTGGTTCGGCGCGCCGCTCGCCGATTTCGACGTGAAGATCGCTTTCACGCGCTGGGGCATTCTCGTCGCGCTCGTCTTCATTGGCCTGCCCTTTGTGGTGCGCACTGTGCAGCCGATCATCTCCGAGCTGGAAGTCGAACTTGAAGAAGCCTCCGGCACGCTTGGCGCATCGCGCCTGCAGACAGTGGTGCGCGTGCTTTTGCCGCCGCTCGTGCCCGCGCTTCTGACCGGCTTCGCGCTCGCCTTCGCGCGCGGTGTCGGCGAATATGGTTCAGTGATCTTCATCTCGGGCAACATCGCTTATGTCTCCGAGATTGCGCCGCTTCTGATCATCGTGAAGCTGGAGCAATATGACTACGCCGGCGCAACGGGCATCGCGACCATCATGCTCGCCATTTCTTTTGTCGCGCTTCTCGTCATCAATCTGATCCAGGCCTGGAGCCGGAAGAGGTTCGGTCATGTCTGAGACCGCCATCGCGTCTCTCCCGCACGCCCGCAGGGGCGCGAAAGTGCGTCCCGTGACGCAGGATGCGCCCGTCGCGCGCTCTCTGCTGATTGCGACGACCTTCGCCTTTCTGCTGATCTTTCTCTTCGCGCCGCTCGCCGTGGTTTTCACCGAGTCGATCGCCAAGGGCTTTCCAACTTTTCTGGAAACTTTCAGCGAGCCCGACGCAGTCGCGGCCATCGAGCTGACGCTGATGGTCGCTGCCATCGTTGTGCCCGCCAATCTGGTCTTCGGCCTCGCCGCCGCCTGGTCGATCGCCAAGTTCTCTTTTCCTGGAAAGAGCCTCTTGGTCACGCTGATCGATTTGCCCTTCTCCGTGTCGCCTGTCGTTTCGGGTCTTGTCTATGTGCTGGTCTTCGGCGCGCAGGGGCTCTTCGGGCCTTGGCTCTCGGCGCATGGTTTTCAGGTGATTTTCGCCGTGCCGGGCATTGTGCTCGCGACGGTCTTCGTCACCTTTCCCTTCGTCGCGCGCGAGCTCATTCCGCTGATGCAGGAGCAGGGAACTTTGGAGGAGGAAGCGGCGCTGACACTCGGCGCCTCGGGCTTCACGACCTTCCTCACAGTGACGCTGCCAAACATCAAATGGGGCCTGCTCTATGGCGTGCTTCTGTGCAACGCCCGCGCGATGGGCGAATTCGGCGCAGTCTCCGTCGTCTCGGGCCACATTCGCGGCTCAACCAACACAATTCCGCTGCAGGTGGAGATTCTCTACAATGAGTACAACAACGTCGCCGCTTTCGCGCTCGCGGTTCTCCTTGCAAGCCTGGCGCTCGTCACGCTCGGAATCAAAACTTTCCTCGAATGGCGGCACGCCGACGCTCTCGCAGGGCGCGGAAGGCGGCACTGACATGAGCAAGCAAGGTTTCGCCATTCGCGTCGAAGACGTCGCGCAGGATTTCGGCGCCTTCGCGGCGTTGCGCGACGTCAGTCTCGACATTCAGCCGGGCGAGCTCGTCGCGTTGCTCGGTCCTTCGGGGTCGGGCAAGACGACTCTTCTTCGGGTGATCGCAGGGCTGAACGCGCCCGATCGCGGCCATGTCTATTTCGACGGCGAGGATGCGACCAATCTTCCCGTGCAGGACCGACGCGTCGGCTTCGTGTTCCAGAATTATGCGCTCTTCAAGCACATGACGGTGGCCGACAATATCGCCTACGGCCTCAAGGTGCGTCCGCGGCGCTCGCGGCCGTCGCGCAGCGAGATCGCGGCGCGCGCTGAAGAGCTCTTGAAATTCGTGCAGCTCGAGGGGCTCGGCGGCCGTTATCCGGCGCAGCTTTCGGGGGGCCAGCGCCAGCGCGTGGCGCTCGCCCGCGCGCTGGC
This window encodes:
- a CDS encoding sulfate ABC transporter substrate-binding protein — its product is MLAVAGAFGVFGGVSAHAGQALLNVSYDPTRELYKQINPAFAADWKAKTGETIELQASHGGSGAQARAVIDGLNADVVTLALAADIDAIATKTGKVPADWQKRLPNNSSPYTSTIVFLVRKGNPKAIKDWDDLAKPGVAVITPNPKTSGGARWNFLGAWGYGLDKFKGDEAKTKDFVKAIYKNAPVLDTGARGSTITFAQRGLGDVLIAWENEAFLALQEFGANKFEIVAPKISVLAEPPVAVVEANAEAKGNKKVAEAYVNFLYTPQAQAIIAKNFYRPAHPEAAAKEDLKKLPKIEFFTVDKTFGGWASAQKKFFADGGVFDDIQKQEPAK
- the cysT gene encoding sulfate ABC transporter permease subunit CysT: MTSPTFAGRNARRFKAPSVIPGFNLTFGYTLLYLGLIVLFPLATLVWRSSGLGFSGLYRIALEPRVAASLQTTFLISFLAAVIDLFFGLIVAWTLTRYNFPGRRLLDAFVDLPFALPTAVAGISLAALYAPNGWFGAPLADFDVKIAFTRWGILVALVFIGLPFVVRTVQPIISELEVELEEASGTLGASRLQTVVRVLLPPLVPALLTGFALAFARGVGEYGSVIFISGNIAYVSEIAPLLIIVKLEQYDYAGATGIATIMLAISFVALLVINLIQAWSRKRFGHV
- the cysW gene encoding sulfate ABC transporter permease subunit CysW — its product is MSETAIASLPHARRGAKVRPVTQDAPVARSLLIATTFAFLLIFLFAPLAVVFTESIAKGFPTFLETFSEPDAVAAIELTLMVAAIVVPANLVFGLAAAWSIAKFSFPGKSLLVTLIDLPFSVSPVVSGLVYVLVFGAQGLFGPWLSAHGFQVIFAVPGIVLATVFVTFPFVARELIPLMQEQGTLEEEAALTLGASGFTTFLTVTLPNIKWGLLYGVLLCNARAMGEFGAVSVVSGHIRGSTNTIPLQVEILYNEYNNVAAFALAVLLASLALVTLGIKTFLEWRHADALAGRGRRH